In a single window of the Mus musculus strain C57BL/6J chromosome 6, GRCm38.p6 C57BL/6J genome:
- the Kel gene encoding kell blood group glycoprotein homolog isoform X5 produces the protein MGPPWSQESSPEERLPTEWSRQLTRARWVLLAVLLCGLLLGSSMLWFYIFRNCGPCPCETPVCMELLDHYLASGNRSVAPCTDFFSFACEKANGTSDSFQALTEENKSRLWRLLEAPGSWHLGSGEEKAFQFYNSCMDTDAIEASGSGPLIQIIEELGGWNITGNWTSLDFNQNLRLLMSQYGHFPFFRAYLRPHPAPPHTPIIQIDQPEFDILLQQEQEQKVYAQILREYVTYLNRLGTLLGSNPQEAQQHASWSIVFTSRLFQFLRPQQQQQAQDKLFHVVTIDELQEMAPAIDWLSCLQAIFTPMSLNSSQTLVVHDLDYLRNMSQLVEEGLLNHRESIQSYMILGLVDTLSPALDTKFQEARRELIQELRKLKERPPLVRREGDVFSLLG, from the exons ATGGGACCTCCCTGGAGCCAGGAG AGTTCTCCAGAAGAGAGGCTTCCCACTGAATGGAGCAGACAGTTGACAAGAGCCAGATGGGTGCTGCTAGCTGTCCTGCTCTGTGGCCTGCTCCTTGGTTCTTCTATGCTTTGGTTTTACATCTTCCGGAACTGTGGTCCTT GTCCATGTGAGACACCTGTGTGTATGGAGCTCCTGGACCATTACCTGGCCTCTGGAAACAGAAGCGTGGCCCCCTGCACTGACTTTTTCAGCTTTGCCTGTGAAAAAGCCAATGGGACCAGTGACTCTTTCCAAGCACTTACAGAAGAGAACAAGAGCCGACTGTGGAGACTGTTGG AGGCCCCAGGGTCCTGGCACCTAGGATCTGGAGAGGAGAAAGCCTTCCAATTTTATAACTCCTGCATGGACACAGATGCCATTGAAGCTTCAGGGTCTGGTCCACTCATACAAATTATTGAAGAG CTTGGAGGCTGGAACATCACTGGCAACTGGACGTCCTTGGACTTCAACCAAAATCTGAGGCTTCTGATGAGTCAGTATGGCCACTTTCCATTCTTCCGAGCCTATCTACGACCTCATCCAGCCCCTCCACATACACCAATCATCCAG ATAGACCAGCCGGAGTTTGACATTCTTCTCCAGCAAGAGCAGGAACAGAAGGTCTATGCTCAG ATCCTACGGGAATATGTGACATACCTGAATAGGCTGGGAACATTACTGGGGAGTAACCCACAGGAAGCACAACAGCATGCCTCCTGGTCCATCGTCTTTACCTCCCGGCTGTTCCAGTTTCtgaggccacagcagcagcagcaggcacagGACAAGCTCTTTCATGTGGTTACTATTGACGAACTGCAG GAAATGGCCCCAGCCATCGACTGGTTATCCTGTTTACAAGCAATATTCACACCGATGTCACTGAATTCCTCCCAGACCCTCGTGGTCCATGACCTAGACTACTTGAGAAACATGTCACAACTTGTAGAAGAAGGGCTGCTGAATCACAG GGAGAGTATACAGAGCTACATGATCTTGGGGCTGGTGGATACCCTTTCACCAGCACTGGACACTAAATTCCAGGAGGCACGCAGAGAACTGATCCAGGAACTACGGAAACTGAAAGAACGACCACCCCTGGTGAGGAGAGAAGGCGATGTATTTTCTCTATTGGGATAA